One Calonectris borealis chromosome 21, bCalBor7.hap1.2, whole genome shotgun sequence genomic window, taaaactaatCCCTCcgtgcattttttattttaaaataaaacaactggcATATCAAACAGTGCTTGCATGGCAGGATACTTTAAGAATAACACCAAGAGCTGAACTGAAATAAGGATGCGGCACGAAAGGATCTTTCGAAGAAACATAATGCTACACAACAGAGCAGCGTGCTTAATTACAGGCCCTCGCTCACATAGCGCCAAGCCCGGGTAACCTGCCACCTACCCTCTGCACAGAAATAAAGAAGGGGGAAAGCCCGATGACCGTCGCTACGAGTCCAGGGCTCCCCGGTGAGCCAGGCACGTCCCCGGCCGGGGCGAGGGCAGCCATCCGGAGCCCGCTCCCTCACCGTCAGTTCACCCGGCAGGCGCGGATCatgagcagctggaggaggatgaAGACGGGCGACATGATGAGCCCGTACCAGAGCTCCCGGGTGTGCTCCACCAGCTTCTGGCACAGCAGCATCTCGAAGACGAACTTGAGGCTGAGGATGGTGAGGATCCAGAAGAGCCGCAGCACGGCCAGGCGCTTCTCACCGTCCTGGAAGAGCCGCACCGAGACGATGGTGGTGAAGTAGGTGCTGAGGCCGTCGGCGGCGAAGAAGGGGACGAAGACGACCCACCAGGAGAGCGCGGCGGCCTGGCCGTCCACCTTCAGGACGAGGAGCACCGTGAAGGCCAGCAGGGCCAGGCCGTGCAGGAAGATCTCGAAGGTGGCGAAGCCCAACCACTGCACCAGCTCCCGCAGGGAGAACAGCATCGTCCCGACCGCCGCGGGGACATGGGCGCTGCCCgggcgcgggggagggggggacgcggttcccccggccccgccgcctcagGCCCCGCCGCCTCAGGCCCCGGCAGGCCCCCTCGGCGGCGCAGGCTGATGACGTCCGAAGGGAGGCGTCGCCAGCTGGTGACGGACGCGGAAGCGGCGGGGAGCGCACGGTGGGTgctgcggcagggccggggccgggggccggggctcggggccggggctttgccccggccccgagcccccggcccccggctccggcccccggcccccgcttgCA contains:
- the TMEM203 gene encoding transmembrane protein 203 — its product is MLFSLRELVQWLGFATFEIFLHGLALLAFTVLLVLKVDGQAAALSWWVVFVPFFAADGLSTYFTTIVSVRLFQDGEKRLAVLRLFWILTILSLKFVFEMLLCQKLVEHTRELWYGLIMSPVFILLQLLMIRACRVN